The following are encoded in a window of Candidatus Anstonellales archaeon genomic DNA:
- a CDS encoding glycosyltransferase family 4 protein: MAVKKFSLAIFHPFFEVKGGAEKCMLRIAERFDATIFCISYNRESTFPELEKVDIRPLKGKRPLWSKVLPKRLYDGFSSGVTFYNLKLKKGEFDVFGASSSPSEWGRRHNFPMVWYCHSPAREIYDLYEWRMRQRDIWQKMLFAGSAAVFRSVESSIVPKIEHVFANSKAVKERIRKYLHRDSEVLYSGVQFERYSCKNFEPYFLYPSRITPEKRYEFAIKAFLKFREKHPEWRLIIAGSLLQNREEHVRYYEKIKNLLGNAGEIKLNVEDSEIYELYANCTATLYTPLNEDFGLIPVESAASLKPCIAVKEGGPTETIIDGKTGFLVENEEEMSRKMELLATNSEMAKKMGREGKEFCYKRFNWDLFMKRYEEVCLDLIKKKTNG, translated from the coding sequence ATGGCTGTTAAAAAGTTTTCATTGGCAATCTTTCACCCTTTTTTTGAAGTTAAAGGTGGTGCTGAAAAATGCATGTTGAGGATTGCTGAGAGATTTGATGCCACTATCTTTTGTATTTCATATAACCGAGAATCTACCTTTCCAGAACTCGAAAAAGTAGATATAAGGCCTCTTAAAGGTAAGAGGCCTCTGTGGAGCAAGGTACTCCCAAAAAGGTTGTATGACGGTTTTTCTTCGGGGGTTACCTTTTACAATTTAAAATTAAAAAAAGGAGAATTTGACGTTTTTGGAGCTTCGAGTTCTCCTTCCGAATGGGGACGAAGACATAACTTTCCAATGGTCTGGTATTGTCACTCCCCTGCACGAGAAATTTACGATTTGTATGAATGGAGGATGAGACAACGGGATATATGGCAAAAAATGCTTTTTGCAGGAAGCGCTGCTGTTTTTAGGTCGGTCGAATCTTCGATTGTTCCTAAAATAGAGCACGTGTTTGCAAATAGTAAAGCTGTAAAGGAAAGAATTAGAAAGTATCTTCATAGGGATAGTGAAGTTTTGTACTCTGGCGTACAATTTGAAAGATACAGTTGTAAGAACTTTGAACCATACTTTCTTTATCCTTCAAGGATTACCCCTGAAAAAAGATATGAATTTGCAATTAAGGCATTTCTCAAATTTAGGGAAAAGCATCCTGAATGGAGGTTAATAATTGCCGGCTCGCTTCTGCAAAACAGAGAAGAGCATGTCAGATACTACGAGAAAATCAAAAACCTCTTAGGCAACGCGGGAGAGATAAAGCTAAATGTCGAAGACAGTGAGATTTATGAGTTGTATGCAAACTGTACGGCAACTCTCTATACCCCGCTAAATGAGGATTTTGGACTTATTCCAGTAGAGAGCGCAGCTTCTCTTAAACCTTGCATCGCCGTAAAGGAAGGTGGACCAACAGAAACCATAATCGACGGAAAGACTGGTTTTCTAGTTGAAAATGAAGAAGAAATGAGCAGAAAAATGGAACTGCTTGCTACCAACAGTGAGATGGCAAAGAAGATGGGAAGGGAGGGAAAAGAGTTTTGCTACAAAAGATTCAACTGGGATTTATTTATGAAAAGATACGAGGAGGTATGTCTAGATTTAATTAAGAAGAAGACAAATGGTTGA